The following are encoded in a window of Phaseolus vulgaris cultivar G19833 chromosome 3, P. vulgaris v2.0, whole genome shotgun sequence genomic DNA:
- the LOC137806978 gene encoding probable polygalacturonase, which yields MLVALLLLLSLSNEVRVNGDGGSRQCEHNPAPKPRPHTVSILEFGAVGDGKTLNTIAFQNAIFYLKSFADKGGAQLYVPPGTWLTKSFNLTSHLTLFLEKGAVILGSQDPFHWDVVDPLPSYGRGVEVPGGRYQSLINGYMLDDVVITGNSGIIDGMGLAWWELFNSHSLNYSRPHIIELVASDHVVVSNLTFLNAPAYSIHPVYCSNVHIYNVSISAPPESPYTIGMVPDSSDHICIEDCVIETGYDAIALKSGWDEYGIAYGRPTENVHIRRVHLQASSGSTIAFGSDMSGGISNILVENVHLYNSRSGIEFRTMRGRGGYMKEIVISGIEMVNIYTAMAATGYCGSHPDDKFDPNALPLLDHIILQDMIGTNITIAGSFAGLQESPFTNICLSNINLSINSVSSIPWECSNISGFSDSVLPKPCPDLETLSDCLSLLSIRGKAADM from the exons ATGCTA GTAGCATTGCTCTTGCTGCTGTCGCTAAGCAATGAAGTCAGAGTCAATGGTGATGGTGGTAGCAGACAGTGTGAGCATAATCCAGCACCAAAGCCAAGACCGCACACTGTCTCCATCTTGGAGTTTGGCGCGGTTGGGGATGGTAAAACGTTGAACACTATTGCATTCCAGAATGCCATCTTCTATCTCAAGTCATTTGCGGACAAGGGTGGTGCTCAGTTATATGTGCCACCAGGAACATGGTTGACTAAAAGTTTCAATCTTACTAGTCATCTgacactcttcttggaaaaaggtGCTGTCATTCTTGGATCTCAG GATCCGTTTCACTGGGATGTTGTTGATCCATTACCTTCTTATGGTCGAGGAGTTGAAGTTCCAGGGGGGAGATATCAGAGTTTAATAAATGGATACATGTTAGATGATGTGGTGATAACAG GTAATAGTGGAATCATTGATGGCATGGGATTGGCATGGTGGGAGTTGTTTAACTCTCATTCCCTGAACTACAGCCGTCCACATATTATCGAATTAGTAGCATCTGATCATGTGGTTGTTTCAAATCTTACATTCTTGAATGCCCCTGCCTATAGCATCCACCCAGTTTACTGCAG CAATGTACATATTTACAATGTTTCAATCTCCGCTCCTCCAGAATCCCCTTATACGATTGGCATGGTACCAG ATTCTTCTGATCATATTTGTATAGAGGATTGTGTCATTGAAACGGGCTATGATGCAATTGCCCTCAAAAGTGGCTGGGACGAATATGGCATTGCCTATGGCAGGCCAACTGAGAATGTACACATCAGAAGGGTGCATTTGCAAGCTTCTTCTGGCTCTACTATTGCATTTGGCAGTGACATGTCTGGTGGCATTTCAAATATTCTTGTGGAGAATGTTCATCTTTACAACTCGAGGAGTGGCATTGAATTCAGAACCATGAGGGGTAGAGGTGGTTATATGAAGGAAATCGTGATATCAGGGATAGAAATGGTGAATATATACACTGCAATGGCCGCCACAGGTTATTGTGGATCTCATCCTGATGACAAATTTGATCCCAATGCTCTTCCACTTTTGGACCACATTATTTTGCAAGATATGATTGGCACAAACATCACTATTGCTGGAAGCTTTGCCGGACTACAAGAATCTCCCTTCACAAACATATGCCTTTCCAATATAAATTTGTCTATAAATTCTGTTTCTTCCATTCCTTGGGAATGTTCAAATATCTCTGGATTTTCAGATTCAGTTCTTCCCAAACCATGTCCTGATCTTGAGACCCTTTCGGATTGTCTCTCCCTTCTGAGTATCAGAGGAAAAGCTGCGGACATGTGA